Proteins from one Chitinophaga oryzae genomic window:
- a CDS encoding PorP/SprF family type IX secretion system membrane protein, which produces MRIKIATWLMSVTALFACSRAMAQADPHFSQYYTYPSWLNPALTGAFDGDYRIAAIYRTQWGNISPFKTYGITAEVPTAKNINFGASVLNQAAGDGGYNYTTGYISAAYTGVKLDAAHYHQLNFGLQLGFIQRRFDPSKLTFGEQWNPVTGYNPGNPVTDVLTRTSSLSFDAGAGALYYDATPGKKFNIYGGFSVIHLTRPQDQFAAAGDARFPMRFNVHGGVKLTLSDILSITPNFLFMAQGPAQEKMIGAYGQLKAAPETDFLLGLNYRLKDAFTTHAGFIYKSMMLGVSYDINTSDLSKMARGSNSFEVSLTFIGRRKVKTPEVEFVCPRL; this is translated from the coding sequence ATGAGAATAAAAATTGCAACATGGCTCATGTCAGTGACAGCCCTCTTCGCCTGCTCCAGGGCGATGGCCCAGGCTGACCCGCATTTCTCGCAGTACTATACCTATCCGTCGTGGCTCAACCCGGCGCTGACCGGCGCTTTTGACGGAGACTACCGGATAGCTGCGATATACCGCACGCAATGGGGAAATATCAGCCCGTTTAAAACATACGGTATCACGGCCGAAGTGCCGACCGCCAAAAATATCAACTTCGGCGCCAGTGTGCTGAACCAGGCTGCCGGTGATGGCGGGTACAACTATACCACCGGTTATATAAGCGCCGCTTACACCGGTGTGAAGCTGGACGCCGCGCATTATCACCAGCTCAACTTCGGGCTGCAGCTGGGGTTTATCCAGCGCCGTTTCGATCCTTCCAAGCTCACCTTCGGTGAGCAGTGGAACCCGGTAACCGGTTATAACCCCGGTAACCCGGTGACGGACGTGCTCACCCGGACATCCTCGCTTTCTTTTGATGCCGGCGCCGGCGCACTCTATTACGACGCCACGCCCGGTAAGAAGTTCAATATCTACGGCGGTTTTTCCGTAATACATCTCACCCGCCCGCAGGACCAGTTCGCTGCTGCCGGTGATGCCCGTTTCCCGATGCGCTTTAATGTGCATGGTGGTGTGAAGCTAACGTTGTCGGATATCCTGAGTATTACGCCCAACTTCCTGTTTATGGCACAGGGACCGGCACAGGAGAAAATGATCGGCGCCTATGGACAGCTGAAAGCGGCGCCCGAAACGGATTTTCTGCTGGGCCTGAACTATCGCTTAAAAGATGCCTTCACCACCCATGCCGGTTTTATTTACAAGAGCATGATGCTGGGTGTGAGCTATGATATCAATACCTCAGACCTGAGCAAGATGGCCCGCGGTTCCAACAGCTTCGAAGTGTCGCTCACTTTTATCGGACGGAGGAAAGTGAAGACACCGGAAGTGGAATTTGTATGCCCGCGTTTGTAA
- a CDS encoding PKD domain-containing protein → MFTKITNHPGSQRLQRCLMAISVLVLQFVAFSSHAQNLSNKGKDFWVGYGHHQFMEPGGGNSQEMILYLSAEQAATVTVSITGTAWTRTYTIPANTVIATDLIPKTGANDARLYSPPPSFGGTGGEGTFTNKSIHIHSNVPIVAYAHIFGSASSGATMLMPEETWGYSYISVNSQQDYASDCFSWMFVVANQNNTVVEITPSVLTRNGRAPGVPFTVTLNRGDIYQLVGGALSGSKGRELTGTTVKSIGNSAGECYPVAVFSGSSRTSQSCTNSGGSGDNNIQQVFPFQAWGKRYLTAPYSHSNTPTSNQTSMYKVVVKDPATVVKKNGAVMGPLIANSYYEYNSNTADYIEADKPILVAQYMPSSGSCGNSDPLGDPEMVYLSPIEQAVKRTGFYRNNREFITVNYLTLIIPTGGIGSLLIDGSPVFNTSYLHPNLSGYSVVVKRWSAAQAQCIVTSDSAFTATTYGLGSVESYGYNAGTLINNLNAVGSIHNEYDTSKATNDFTCTQTPVQLSILMAYKPTKMVWKLSLLGAAITPNTDVTVNAPVPAATVVINGITYYKYTLPGSYKFTNTGEFDITVMSTHPSIENCTNTEKVGYTISVKPKPRAISSYAYSGCTLDSAIFKGQNNQPDYKIDRWKWEFPGPALDSGIEVHHAFQPGQANVKLTVISTDGCVGDTSFQVKAVAKPVADFTSDVPSLCEGAPVKLTDNSTYGGTTPLKEWYWDFGNDSVKKATTNAPESMTYGGHKSYTVKHMVKVSDLCISDTVTKTITVYAKPYAAFTFPGDCLPVNGVVQFTSTATVPDAQTLAGHSWDFGDAGATPANPNTSLLASPTHAYTKFGTYTIKYKVTTDKGCTKDTTVTASFKLKPQLAYAPVNGVCVNVKGSIKVANATVQNGVTGKGYYKGPATDSSGNFTPSVAGAGTHKIWYVFNTSTGCADSVAADVVVYPKPTATFTATANVCLGQPALITDQSTITGGVISTWKWDDGKGQQTQVNNNTPFNVVYTAEGSYTVKLVAVSDHQCLSDTASMTVGVHPLPEVNFRLPAAICMPEGSAQFTNLSTITDKSTLTWQWNFGDGSATSALKDPLHNYTAYGPFDVVLTATSSFGCSASATKRMEAFFGQPVASFKVSPDTLCQGTDNTFTDQSTDAKSNITTWAWEFGDGSVSSAQNPVKKYTEPGEYGVKLKVTNAAGCTSAPFTSKVVVYLQPVIDAGQSFVVPQGTVITFRPTANDSVNLKFRWEPAADFPNPTLLSPSIPAMHDQVYTLTATGKHNCTAKDQLSVKVLKPVLPPNAFSPNGDNINDKWVIYNLSDYPDSKVEVFNRYGQRVYQSTGYPQPWDGSFKGNPLPVGTYYYVITLRNGFAPLSGYVAIIR, encoded by the coding sequence ATGTTTACCAAAATAACCAATCATCCTGGTAGCCAACGGCTACAGCGATGTCTCATGGCCATATCTGTGTTAGTGTTGCAGTTCGTAGCCTTTAGTTCGCACGCCCAGAATCTTTCCAACAAAGGGAAAGACTTCTGGGTTGGCTACGGACATCACCAGTTCATGGAGCCGGGAGGCGGTAATTCACAGGAGATGATCCTGTACCTGAGCGCCGAACAGGCCGCTACGGTAACAGTGAGTATCACCGGCACCGCCTGGACCCGGACCTATACCATTCCCGCCAATACGGTCATAGCAACAGACCTGATCCCAAAAACAGGCGCCAACGACGCCCGTTTGTATTCACCGCCGCCTTCGTTCGGCGGCACCGGCGGTGAAGGTACCTTCACCAATAAATCGATCCATATTCACAGTAATGTGCCGATCGTAGCCTATGCACACATCTTCGGCAGCGCCTCTTCCGGCGCCACCATGCTGATGCCGGAAGAAACGTGGGGCTATTCCTATATCTCGGTTAACAGTCAGCAGGATTATGCCTCTGACTGTTTTTCCTGGATGTTTGTGGTAGCCAACCAAAACAATACCGTAGTGGAAATCACCCCTTCGGTATTGACCCGTAACGGCCGTGCGCCGGGCGTTCCGTTTACCGTTACCCTCAACCGCGGCGATATCTACCAGCTGGTAGGCGGTGCGCTGTCAGGTTCCAAAGGACGGGAGCTCACCGGTACGACCGTTAAGTCTATCGGTAATTCCGCCGGGGAATGTTATCCCGTGGCCGTTTTCTCCGGCAGCAGCCGTACGTCGCAGTCGTGTACCAACAGCGGCGGCAGCGGTGATAACAATATCCAGCAGGTGTTCCCTTTCCAGGCATGGGGTAAACGTTACCTGACGGCGCCCTATTCTCATTCCAATACGCCTACCTCCAACCAGACATCCATGTATAAGGTGGTGGTGAAAGATCCCGCTACCGTGGTGAAAAAGAATGGCGCGGTCATGGGCCCGTTGATTGCCAACTCTTACTATGAGTACAACAGTAATACCGCTGATTATATCGAAGCCGATAAACCTATACTGGTAGCCCAATATATGCCGTCTTCCGGTTCCTGCGGCAACAGTGATCCGCTGGGAGATCCGGAGATGGTGTACCTCAGCCCGATAGAACAGGCTGTTAAAAGAACAGGTTTTTACCGTAACAACCGGGAGTTTATTACGGTCAACTACCTCACGCTGATTATCCCCACCGGCGGTATCGGATCGTTGTTGATCGACGGTAGCCCGGTGTTCAATACCTCCTATCTGCACCCCAACCTCTCCGGTTATTCTGTGGTGGTGAAACGCTGGAGCGCGGCGCAGGCACAATGTATTGTGACCAGCGATTCCGCCTTTACCGCCACCACCTACGGTCTTGGCAGCGTAGAAAGTTATGGCTACAACGCCGGTACGCTGATCAATAACCTGAACGCAGTGGGTTCTATTCACAACGAGTACGATACATCTAAAGCCACCAATGATTTTACCTGTACACAAACACCGGTGCAACTGTCTATCCTGATGGCTTACAAGCCCACCAAAATGGTGTGGAAACTGAGCCTGCTGGGAGCGGCCATTACACCCAATACAGATGTGACCGTAAATGCGCCGGTGCCCGCCGCCACCGTGGTGATCAACGGCATCACATACTATAAATACACCTTGCCCGGATCCTATAAATTCACCAATACCGGGGAATTTGATATTACGGTAATGTCTACCCATCCTTCCATTGAGAACTGTACCAATACAGAAAAGGTGGGATATACCATTTCCGTGAAGCCTAAGCCCCGTGCGATATCCAGCTATGCCTATTCGGGTTGTACGCTGGACAGCGCCATCTTCAAAGGACAAAACAATCAGCCCGATTATAAGATCGACCGCTGGAAATGGGAGTTCCCCGGCCCGGCGCTGGACAGCGGCATCGAAGTGCACCATGCTTTCCAGCCGGGACAGGCCAACGTGAAACTGACGGTGATCTCCACCGATGGTTGCGTGGGCGACACCTCTTTCCAGGTGAAGGCTGTAGCCAAACCGGTGGCTGATTTCACGAGCGATGTGCCGTCGCTGTGCGAAGGCGCGCCCGTGAAGCTGACAGATAATTCCACCTACGGTGGGACAACCCCGCTGAAAGAATGGTACTGGGACTTTGGCAACGATTCTGTAAAGAAAGCCACTACCAACGCGCCGGAGTCTATGACATATGGCGGCCATAAATCCTATACCGTTAAGCATATGGTAAAGGTGAGCGATCTGTGTATCAGTGACACCGTTACCAAAACCATTACGGTATACGCGAAGCCATATGCCGCATTTACTTTCCCCGGCGATTGCCTGCCGGTAAATGGTGTGGTGCAGTTTACCAGTACCGCCACGGTACCCGATGCGCAAACGCTGGCCGGCCACAGCTGGGATTTTGGCGACGCAGGCGCTACGCCCGCCAATCCTAACACTTCGCTGCTGGCGTCGCCTACGCATGCCTATACGAAGTTTGGCACCTATACGATCAAATACAAGGTAACTACCGATAAAGGCTGTACGAAAGATACGACCGTCACTGCCAGCTTCAAGCTGAAACCACAACTGGCATATGCACCGGTAAACGGGGTATGCGTAAACGTGAAAGGAAGTATCAAAGTGGCCAATGCGACCGTACAGAACGGGGTAACCGGCAAGGGCTACTACAAAGGCCCGGCGACCGATTCTTCCGGTAATTTCACGCCTTCCGTGGCGGGAGCAGGCACGCATAAAATCTGGTATGTGTTCAATACCAGCACGGGCTGTGCGGACTCCGTGGCGGCAGACGTGGTGGTATATCCTAAACCCACGGCCACCTTTACCGCTACGGCCAATGTCTGCCTTGGCCAGCCAGCCCTGATCACTGACCAGTCCACCATTACCGGTGGCGTCATCAGTACCTGGAAATGGGACGATGGTAAAGGGCAGCAGACACAGGTCAATAACAACACACCGTTTAACGTGGTGTATACCGCCGAGGGCAGTTACACTGTGAAACTGGTGGCTGTCAGCGATCATCAGTGCCTGAGTGATACCGCCTCCATGACGGTGGGCGTGCATCCGCTGCCTGAAGTGAACTTCCGGTTGCCGGCGGCGATATGTATGCCGGAAGGCAGTGCGCAGTTCACCAACCTGAGCACAATTACTGATAAGTCAACGCTTACATGGCAGTGGAACTTTGGAGATGGCAGCGCTACCTCCGCGCTGAAAGACCCGCTGCATAACTATACCGCCTATGGTCCGTTTGATGTAGTATTGACCGCCACATCCTCCTTCGGTTGCAGCGCCAGCGCCACCAAGCGCATGGAAGCCTTCTTCGGCCAGCCGGTCGCTTCTTTCAAAGTATCTCCGGACACCTTATGTCAGGGAACAGACAACACGTTCACCGACCAGAGTACCGACGCTAAAAGCAATATCACCACCTGGGCATGGGAGTTTGGCGATGGTTCTGTTTCCAGTGCGCAGAACCCGGTGAAGAAATATACCGAGCCCGGTGAATACGGCGTAAAACTGAAAGTGACCAACGCCGCGGGCTGCACGTCAGCACCGTTCACCAGCAAAGTGGTGGTGTACCTGCAACCCGTGATCGATGCCGGACAGTCTTTTGTAGTGCCGCAGGGAACGGTGATCACTTTCAGGCCTACGGCCAATGATTCCGTGAACCTGAAGTTCCGGTGGGAACCAGCGGCCGATTTCCCGAACCCGACGCTGCTGTCGCCCTCTATCCCGGCTATGCACGACCAGGTATACACGCTGACTGCTACCGGTAAACACAACTGTACTGCTAAAGACCAGCTGTCTGTCAAAGTGCTGAAACCGGTGCTGCCGCCGAATGCGTTCTCTCCCAACGGCGATAATATCAATGATAAATGGGTGATCTATAACCTGAGCGACTATCCGGACAGCAAAGTGGAGGTCTTCAACCGCTATGGCCAACGGGTGTACCAGTCCACCGGTTATCCACAGCCATGGGACGGCAGCTTTAAAGGCAACCCGCTGCCGGTCGGCACCTACTATTACGTCATCACCCTGCGTAACGGGTTTGCGCCGCTGTCAGGGTATGTAGCCATCATCCGATAA
- a CDS encoding T9SS type A sorting domain-containing protein codes for MKYLLAFIITAALLHGAFPRAAATSCRQGIDSLVNSARSITAYPNPASVSVRVKSVKNLRELVIYALDGRQVKRIAAPGKDNLVQVSGLGQGPYMLRALFEDGTRTSKMIIKQ; via the coding sequence ATGAAGTACTTGCTTGCTTTCATAATTACAGCTGCGTTGCTGCATGGGGCGTTTCCCCGTGCAGCAGCTACCAGCTGCCGGCAGGGAATAGACAGCCTGGTCAACAGCGCCCGGTCTATCACTGCCTATCCTAACCCGGCCTCTGTGTCCGTGCGCGTGAAATCTGTGAAAAACCTGCGTGAGCTGGTGATCTATGCGCTGGACGGCAGGCAGGTGAAGAGAATAGCCGCGCCGGGGAAAGACAACCTGGTGCAGGTTTCAGGACTGGGACAAGGTCCTTATATGTTGCGGGCCTTATTTGAAGATGGGACAAGGACCTCAAAGATGATCATCAAACAATAA